Part of the Cuculus canorus isolate bCucCan1 chromosome 25, bCucCan1.pri, whole genome shotgun sequence genome is shown below.
GATGCAGGAGAGGATCCGGCAGAGCCACCCCGGGACAGAGCCCCTGAGGATGCGGGAGCTGGAGAGAGcgggtttggggaggggggctCCCCCAGCACCGAGAGGGGCTCTTCCCCGCCTGGGCGAGCTCTGCCATCACCGCTTTAGCCCCTGTTTTCTATCGGGATTCCACTCCCTACGTGTCAAACCCTGTCGCGGGGCAATAGGTCGCTGCCTTGGTGGCCCCAAAGACGTGGCAGAAGGGGAACGTTTATTACGATTTGAcagtcagaaagcagaaatctcTCGACGGCTTTGCACGAAGGAAGGAAGGCATGAGCTCAAGCTGCTTTTAGAGACATTCTAGCGAAGCTTTCCCACATACAGGGCCTCATGgtggaaaaccagaaagaaaaaggagagaaaaacgCAGCTGTGTGTGTTTCTACCGCATGTACGGATGATTAAAAACGCCCGTACCTGAATAATTTATTAGCGCGCACACACAGATCTCAGTGTATTTACCCCAAACATTTCCAGCCCGATATAAGCCCTCATCGCCACACctgtctgctgctcctggaCCCCAAAAGCATTCTCTGTATTATCTTTTCCCATCTCCCTTTTCCAGATCCTTCCCCTTTGGGATGCTTTGTAGCCGGGATGCAGTGCGGGGCAATAATTGTGTGCAAATTGATTGATTTTCCCCTTCCATCGCAGTGATTTTTAGGGGTACCAGGGACCccttttccatctcctcctgaCTTTTAGGGCAAtttcctgtctctctctccaAAGATACAGGGTTTTGCAGCTGAGACTGGGGTGTGTAGTGATGTGCGTGTAATAAAACCCTGAGCAGGGGCAAAAAGCGAGGCCAGGGGTAGAGGTTCGTTCCCTCGGGTTCATCGCTGCCCCACGGCTGTCCCTCCTCACCCAGTGGTCCCAGATCTCCTCAGGGCTCGTTCCCAGAGCAGGACCCTCCGGACCCGGGTGGGCAGAGGGGGCTCCACCgcaaacaataaaataaagaaggtGGTTTTAATCTGAGCCCGGATTTTTCCACCGGGCGCTGTTCCTCCGCGCCATCCgtgctcctccctccccttcccctccctcccctcgcctcccccccccccccccccccccagttctccccctctttttttttttagcaagacGCAGCTCGGGAGGATCCTCCCGTCACATGCGGGGGagtcccctcctcctcccactgcAATAAAAGTATTTTCGCAATTTCTGCAGCCGGGGTTTATTGAGGCTGGAGGAGTTGGgagggtttttggtttttttttccggGGGGGTcggtttctttttcctcctttccgTCCTTTTCCCCCCGAGCGGCAGCCAATGAGGCAGCCCCCGGTCGTTGCGTCAGGGCAGCCCGGCGGGGGAAAAGGCAGCTCTGGGCAGCTCGCAGCCTTTTAAAACGATCCGGGGACCCCCCCTCGGGCAGTGCCCGGGTGCTGCCGAGCAGCCTCTCCCCATGCCCCggcccccgcgccgccccccaTGCAGCCCCCGGGCCTCGAGGGGCTCCTGGCAGCCGGCGGCTTCGCAGGCGGCCAGGGCAGGGGGCTGCTGCCGCCCGCCGCGCCCCTCGCCGGCCCTTCGCCTCCTCCCGCGATGAACCCCGCTTTCCCGGCCGAGGGGCCGGCAGAGCCGCCCAAGCCGTGCCCCCCCGccgctcccccccccgccccgtcgGGTCCCGCCGCCTCGGCCCCGCTGCCCTACGGATACTTCGGCACCGGGTATTATTCCTGCCGCCTCGCCCGCAGCGCCCTCAAACCCGGCCCGGCCCAGGGCCCCTTCCCCGCCGAGAAATTCCTGGAGCCTCCCGCGGGCAGCGAGGATTTCCAGAGCCGCCCCGCCGAGTTCGCCTTCTACCCCGGCTACGGGGCCCCCTACCAGCCCGTGGCCGGCTACCTGGACGTGTCGGTGGTCCCGGGGGAGCCCCGGCATGAGCCGCTGCTGCCCGTGGACGGTTACCATCAGCCGTGGGCTCTGGGCGGCGGCTGGAGCGGGCAGATGTGCTGCCCCAAGGAGCAGGGGCAGGCCGGGTACCTCCTGAAATCCGCCTTCGCAGGTAAATCCCTCTgctggggctgcggggggggctgggaggggagagaggggtgCATGGTGCAGGGGGGACTGGGACCGAGGCTTAAGATAACctcctggggagctgctccagcccgGATCGGCTGGGAGAAAGGCTTCAAAAAAACCAGTAATTTCAGTTAACATCGCGCTTGGCAAATCATCTTCCTCGAGCAGGGAGAGCGGTGAAACTATCCGGGTCGAGGAGGTGATACCGTCCGGGCTGGATGGTGATCCTATCTAGGTTTGGGTGTTGATGGTATCCAGGTTCTGATGGTGCTACTATCCAGGTTGGGATGATGATACCATCCAGGTCGGGATGGGGATGCCATCCCCCTGCAGACACCCCGCCAGCAGCGCTTGGGATGGGGCTGCTTTAGAAAGGGTAAGGGGCGCCCACAGCCCCGCGGGGTGAAGCCATGAACGGGGGAACCCTTCCCACCCCCCCTGCCCGTGCCGGTGGGTTTGAGctcccccacagccctgccGGGCTCCCCGTTGACCGCACTGAAAAGGCGCAGCGagtaccaggggaggtt
Proteins encoded:
- the HOXB13 gene encoding homeobox protein Hox-B13; the encoded protein is MQPPGLEGLLAAGGFAGGQGRGLLPPAAPLAGPSPPPAMNPAFPAEGPAEPPKPCPPAAPPPAPSGPAASAPLPYGYFGTGYYSCRLARSALKPGPAQGPFPAEKFLEPPAGSEDFQSRPAEFAFYPGYGAPYQPVAGYLDVSVVPGEPRHEPLLPVDGYHQPWALGGGWSGQMCCPKEQGQAGYLLKSAFADSPGQLPPDGCSFRRGRKKRVPYSKGQLKELEKEYASSKFITRDKRRKISAATNLTERQITIWFQNRRVKEKKVVAKIKSNSSTP